A window of the Microvirga terrae genome harbors these coding sequences:
- a CDS encoding CBS domain-containing protein — MIVNRILSLKGREVATIEPGRSLSEAAGVLAERRIGALLIVDGHRPVSGIISERDIVRAVAAHGAKALDEPVSRFMTEKVITCTGETSINDVMELMTQQKFRHIPVVEGGRLSGIVSIGDVVKLRLEEVEAETQAIKEYIATA, encoded by the coding sequence ATGATCGTCAATCGAATCCTTTCGCTCAAGGGCCGCGAGGTTGCCACCATCGAGCCGGGCCGATCGTTGAGCGAAGCCGCCGGGGTTCTCGCGGAGCGCAGAATTGGTGCCCTACTCATCGTGGACGGTCATCGGCCGGTCTCCGGCATCATCTCGGAGCGCGACATCGTGCGCGCCGTCGCGGCCCATGGGGCCAAGGCTCTGGACGAGCCGGTCTCCCGGTTCATGACGGAGAAGGTCATCACCTGCACGGGCGAAACATCCATCAACGACGTGATGGAGCTCATGACCCAGCAGAAGTTCCGGCACATCCCCGTGGTCGAAGGCGGACGCCTGTCCGGCATTGTGTCGATCGGAGACGTGGTGAAGCTGCGCCTCGAGGAGGTCGAGGCGGAGACTCAGGCGATCAAGGAGTACATCGCGACCGCCTGA
- a CDS encoding zinc-finger domain-containing protein, whose protein sequence is MADKGTPHFHNNPGVPVIHVGSKEFMCIGATPPFDHPHIFIDMGYDSETVCSYCSTLFKYDSSLKVDEARPAECVWEPDFATSPASR, encoded by the coding sequence ATGGCCGATAAAGGCACTCCGCACTTCCACAACAATCCGGGCGTTCCCGTCATTCACGTGGGCTCGAAGGAGTTCATGTGCATCGGGGCGACGCCGCCCTTCGATCACCCGCACATCTTCATCGACATGGGCTACGACAGCGAGACCGTCTGCTCCTATTGCTCGACCCTGTTCAAGTACGATTCGTCCCTCAAGGTCGACGAGGCCCGTCCGGCGGAATGCGTGTGGGAGCCCGATTTCGCGACCTCTCCCGCCTCGCGCTGA
- a CDS encoding transglutaminase-like cysteine peptidase, with product MRKVYFKNSLFCGVNEKPASIGTVVKTTFLALSLLVVGTAAQAQTLAALPVSTAPISSMGTAKPLQGWSQFCENFRSECVVNTAEPDTIDLTPQVWKTIVSVNQRVNSSIKAVTDADHWGVVDVWGFPDDGRGDCEDFQLLKRKLLAEAGLPRRAMRMTVVIDELGEGHAVLMVRTTRGDFVLDNKTSSVLPWHRTGYVYIKRESQDTIGWVSLGGIVSSPTTTANR from the coding sequence ATGCGGAAGGTTTATTTCAAGAACAGCCTTTTCTGTGGCGTAAATGAGAAGCCTGCCTCCATCGGCACCGTCGTCAAAACGACGTTTCTCGCCCTGTCCCTCCTGGTCGTCGGCACCGCCGCTCAGGCTCAGACCCTGGCCGCTCTGCCCGTTTCCACCGCTCCGATCTCGAGCATGGGCACCGCCAAGCCCCTCCAGGGCTGGTCGCAGTTCTGTGAAAACTTTCGGTCCGAATGCGTCGTGAACACGGCCGAGCCGGACACGATCGACCTGACGCCCCAGGTCTGGAAGACCATCGTGTCGGTGAATCAGCGCGTGAATTCCAGCATCAAGGCGGTGACGGATGCCGACCATTGGGGCGTCGTCGACGTGTGGGGATTTCCCGATGACGGCCGTGGCGACTGCGAGGATTTCCAGCTCCTGAAGCGCAAGCTCCTCGCCGAGGCGGGCCTGCCCCGCCGCGCCATGCGGATGACGGTCGTGATCGACGAGCTCGGCGAAGGCCACGCGGTTCTCATGGTCCGCACCACCCGGGGCGACTTCGTCCTCGACAACAAGACCTCGTCGGTCCTGCCCTGGCACCGCACCGGCTACGTCTACATCAAGCGCGAGAGCCAGGACACGATCGGCTGGGTGTCGCTCGGCGGAATCGTGTCGTCGCCCACCACCACGGCGAATCGGTAA
- a CDS encoding alpha/beta fold hydrolase: MRYFNSDGVSIAFIDVPPHEGEGEPILLIHGFASTHAVNWVNTLWVKTLTRAGYRVIAFDNRGHGESEKLYEPAAYDSYRMAEDGRRLLDHLNIERADVMGYSMGARIAAHMAIATPDRMRSMLLGGLGIHLVEGVGLPLGIADAMEVPSLDDLTDPMQRMFRAFADQNRSDRRALAACIRGSRQVLTPAEVASIRLPTLVSVGTADDVAGSGPELAALIPGATALDIPGRDHNLAVGDKVHKQGVLDFLARRP, encoded by the coding sequence ATGCGCTATTTCAATTCCGACGGCGTGAGCATCGCCTTTATCGACGTCCCGCCCCACGAGGGCGAGGGCGAGCCGATCCTTCTCATCCACGGCTTCGCCTCGACCCATGCGGTGAACTGGGTGAACACGCTCTGGGTGAAAACCCTGACGCGGGCCGGCTACCGGGTGATCGCCTTCGACAACCGCGGCCACGGGGAGAGCGAGAAGCTCTACGAGCCGGCAGCCTACGATTCCTACCGCATGGCCGAGGACGGGCGCCGGCTGCTCGACCATCTGAACATCGAGCGCGCCGACGTGATGGGCTATTCCATGGGGGCGCGCATCGCCGCCCATATGGCCATCGCCACGCCGGACCGCATGCGCTCCATGCTGCTCGGGGGGCTGGGCATCCATCTGGTGGAGGGCGTCGGCCTGCCGCTCGGCATCGCGGACGCCATGGAGGTGCCGTCCCTCGACGACCTCACCGACCCGATGCAGCGCATGTTCCGCGCCTTCGCGGACCAGAACCGGAGCGACCGCCGGGCGCTCGCCGCCTGCATCCGTGGCTCGCGGCAGGTGCTCACGCCGGCCGAGGTGGCGTCGATCCGGCTCCCCACCCTGGTGTCGGTCGGCACCGCCGACGACGTGGCGGGGTCCGGTCCCGAGCTCGCCGCGCTGATCCCCGGCGCCACGGCGCTCGACATTCCGGGCCGCGACCACAACCTCGCGGTCGGCGACAAGGTGCACAAGCAGGGCGTGCTCGACTTCCTGGCCCGCCGGCCGTGA
- a CDS encoding LuxR C-terminal-related transcriptional regulator, with amino-acid sequence MSGTCFDVLESASQGFATTGPEPALYIVDATGSLAQALAFVQDAKGRNPAARVVVIANQFDSETVHAALSGGVDSFCLATSAREVLIKSLELTMLGERILPGSMVRALLDRELTQSATAEIIPLSEHRAPDPKVQKLSPRETVILQSLMGGDPNKVIARKLEITEATIKVHVKAILRKIGVANRTQAAMWATGNLKDTARSAGEFQEVQRLS; translated from the coding sequence TTGTCGGGAACCTGCTTCGACGTGCTCGAAAGCGCCTCGCAGGGCTTCGCGACCACCGGCCCGGAACCTGCTCTCTATATCGTGGATGCCACCGGGTCCCTCGCACAGGCGCTCGCATTCGTCCAGGACGCCAAGGGCCGGAATCCTGCCGCGCGCGTCGTCGTCATCGCCAATCAGTTCGATAGCGAGACCGTCCACGCGGCACTCTCCGGCGGCGTCGACAGCTTCTGCCTCGCCACAAGTGCCCGCGAGGTTCTGATCAAGTCTCTCGAACTGACCATGCTGGGTGAGCGGATTCTGCCTGGATCCATGGTTCGGGCGCTGCTCGACAGAGAGCTGACGCAATCCGCCACGGCCGAGATCATTCCGCTGTCCGAGCACCGGGCCCCCGATCCGAAGGTTCAGAAGCTGTCGCCCCGTGAGACGGTGATCCTGCAGTCCCTGATGGGAGGCGATCCGAACAAGGTCATCGCCCGGAAGCTCGAGATCACCGAGGCGACGATCAAGGTCCACGTCAAGGCGATCCTGCGCAAGATCGGCGTCGCCAACAGGACCCAGGCTGCCATGTGGGCGACCGGAAACCTCAAGGACACCGCACGCTCTGCAGGAGAGTTCCAGGAGGTCCAGCGGCTGAGCTGA
- a CDS encoding enoyl-CoA hydratase, with translation MTYSFSPATSKLGVSLSEGIATLAIDNPSKHNAIDLEMWQAFPDLMAALSRDSEVRVVVIRGAGRESFASGADIGEFATLRADAEGGRRYEAVNEAAFWAVAHCAKPVVAMIRGFCLGGGFGLALSCDLRVASESAVFGIPAARLGIGYPPGAMRLVTAAVGAPAAKDLFFTARRIDAHEAARLGVVQRVVPDGQLEDAVLALAETIAGNAPLTIRAAKAAIDRSVGVAHPDLDPVGLADRCFDSLDAVEGRNAFLEKRQPVFTGR, from the coding sequence ATGACGTACTCTTTTTCTCCCGCGACTTCCAAACTCGGCGTATCCCTCTCGGAGGGTATCGCGACGCTCGCCATCGACAATCCGTCCAAGCACAACGCCATCGACCTGGAGATGTGGCAGGCCTTTCCCGACCTCATGGCGGCTCTCAGCCGGGACAGCGAGGTCCGGGTCGTGGTCATCAGGGGCGCGGGCCGCGAATCCTTCGCGTCGGGGGCCGATATCGGCGAGTTTGCGACCCTGCGCGCCGATGCGGAGGGCGGACGGCGCTACGAGGCCGTCAACGAGGCCGCCTTCTGGGCGGTCGCCCATTGCGCGAAACCGGTCGTCGCCATGATCCGCGGCTTCTGCCTGGGCGGGGGCTTCGGCCTCGCCCTCTCGTGCGACCTGCGCGTCGCGTCCGAGAGCGCGGTCTTCGGCATCCCGGCCGCCCGGCTCGGGATCGGCTATCCGCCGGGCGCCATGCGGCTCGTGACCGCGGCCGTGGGCGCCCCGGCGGCCAAGGACCTGTTCTTCACGGCGCGGCGGATCGACGCCCACGAGGCGGCGCGCCTGGGCGTGGTGCAGCGGGTGGTGCCCGACGGGCAGCTGGAGGACGCCGTCCTGGCGCTCGCCGAGACAATCGCGGGGAACGCCCCGCTGACGATCCGGGCCGCCAAGGCGGCCATCGACCGGTCTGTCGGCGTGGCCCATCCCGACCTCGACCCGGTCGGCCTTGCCGACCGGTGCTTCGACAGCCTCGATGCGGTCGAGGGACGCAACGCCTTTCTGGAGAAGCGCCAGCCGGTCTTCACCGGCCGGTAG
- a CDS encoding FAD-dependent monooxygenase, with amino-acid sequence MSGLSIAVVGAGIGGLTASLALARRGHAVTLVERRTGFSEVGAGLQLSPNASRILIRLGLGAALRRVVTEPQRVVVRAIRSGKPIGQVALGAFLRERFEAPYWVVHRADLQTILLDAVRSNPAIRLVMGRSVEAVEDGPDGVRLDWLSAGGARDTHAADLIVGADGIWSKVRQALGDRTAPAFRGSVAWRATLARDAAPAELAGDETGLWLGRHGHVVHYPVAAGRLVNVVAIERTSTPVDGWAAPGRQDALLEAYASAAPALQALLSGPAEWLRWSLFDHPAGRLAGGRIALLGDAAHPVLPFLAQGAALAIEDAATLASLLGSERPDPVRALAAYEAQRLARVRRVQTEARRNGRIYHAGGLVAFGRDQIMRRLGPEGITRRYDWLYGFRAPE; translated from the coding sequence GTGTCCGGCCTGTCGATCGCGGTCGTCGGCGCCGGCATCGGCGGCCTGACGGCCTCCCTGGCGCTCGCCCGCCGGGGCCATGCGGTCACCCTCGTCGAGCGCCGGACCGGCTTCTCCGAGGTCGGGGCCGGCCTCCAGCTCTCGCCCAATGCCAGCCGGATCCTGATCCGGCTCGGGCTCGGCGCCGCCCTGCGCCGGGTCGTCACCGAGCCGCAGCGGGTCGTTGTGCGCGCCATCCGGTCCGGCAAGCCCATCGGCCAGGTGGCCCTCGGGGCCTTCCTGCGCGAGCGCTTCGAGGCGCCCTACTGGGTCGTCCACCGGGCCGATCTCCAGACGATCCTCCTCGATGCGGTCCGGTCCAATCCGGCGATCCGGCTCGTTATGGGCCGCAGCGTCGAGGCCGTGGAGGACGGGCCGGACGGGGTCCGCCTCGACTGGCTCTCCGCCGGCGGCGCGCGGGACACCCATGCGGCCGACCTGATCGTCGGCGCCGACGGGATCTGGTCGAAGGTCCGCCAGGCCCTCGGCGACCGGACCGCCCCGGCCTTCCGCGGCTCCGTAGCCTGGCGCGCCACCCTGGCCAGGGATGCGGCGCCGGCCGAGCTCGCCGGCGACGAGACCGGCCTCTGGCTCGGTCGACACGGCCACGTGGTGCATTATCCGGTCGCGGCCGGCAGGCTCGTCAACGTGGTGGCCATCGAGCGCACCTCCACGCCGGTAGACGGCTGGGCCGCGCCGGGCCGCCAGGACGCGCTTCTCGAGGCCTACGCCTCGGCCGCCCCTGCCCTGCAGGCCCTCCTGTCGGGGCCGGCGGAATGGCTGCGCTGGTCCCTGTTCGACCATCCGGCCGGGCGCCTCGCCGGGGGCCGCATCGCCCTCCTGGGGGACGCCGCCCACCCGGTCCTGCCCTTCCTGGCCCAGGGCGCGGCCCTCGCCATAGAGGATGCCGCCACCCTGGCGTCCCTCCTTGGATCGGAGCGCCCCGACCCGGTCCGGGCTCTCGCAGCCTACGAGGCGCAGCGTCTCGCCCGCGTCCGCCGGGTGCAGACCGAGGCTCGCCGCAACGGGCGCATCTACCATGCGGGCGGCTTGGTGGCGTTCGGGCGCGACCAGATCATGCGCCGCCTCGGGCCCGAGGGCATAACGCGACGCTACGACTGGCTCTACGGCTTCCGCGCGCCGGAGTGA
- a CDS encoding rhomboid family intramembrane serine protease, protein MSPNPPRVREPILNLPATISLCLAVLIGIHGVRLLLSDETDFTIVIDGAVIPARWAVAFGGVQVEEIMRSLGEGVPDDTVTPMMALAQYVLASDEGRPWTALTYAFLHGSWAHVLINSVWLAAFGTPIVRRCGAGRFFVLSAAAAVCGAIVYAVMNPFQVLPMIGASGAVSGLMAAASWFMFAPASWHREGRLTQPHERPRETLGHMVRNRQVLIFLGIWFAANYIFAFVQPLGMMDASIAWEAHIGGFLAGLLIFPLLDPLPARPSRISA, encoded by the coding sequence ATGTCCCCAAACCCGCCCCGTGTCCGCGAGCCGATTCTCAACCTGCCGGCCACCATCAGCCTGTGCCTGGCGGTGCTGATCGGCATCCATGGCGTCCGGCTGCTTCTGTCCGATGAAACCGACTTCACGATCGTCATCGACGGGGCGGTGATCCCGGCGCGCTGGGCCGTCGCTTTTGGGGGCGTTCAGGTCGAAGAGATCATGCGGTCCCTGGGCGAGGGCGTTCCGGACGATACGGTCACGCCCATGATGGCGCTCGCGCAATACGTGCTGGCCTCGGACGAGGGGCGACCCTGGACGGCGTTGACCTATGCGTTCCTGCACGGCTCATGGGCCCATGTGTTGATCAACAGCGTCTGGCTCGCCGCCTTCGGAACGCCGATCGTCCGGCGCTGCGGCGCCGGCCGGTTCTTCGTCCTGTCGGCGGCCGCCGCCGTGTGCGGAGCCATCGTGTACGCGGTCATGAATCCCTTTCAGGTGCTGCCGATGATCGGCGCGTCCGGCGCCGTGTCCGGGCTGATGGCGGCCGCCTCCTGGTTCATGTTCGCCCCGGCTTCGTGGCATCGGGAAGGGCGGCTGACGCAGCCGCACGAGCGGCCGCGCGAAACCCTCGGGCACATGGTGCGCAACCGGCAGGTCCTGATCTTCCTCGGGATCTGGTTTGCCGCGAACTACATCTTCGCCTTCGTCCAGCCGCTGGGGATGATGGATGCGAGCATCGCCTGGGAGGCGCATATCGGCGGCTTCCTGGCAGGGCTTCTCATTTTCCCCCTTCTGGACCCGCTCCCGGCCCGGCCCAGCCGTATCTCGGCTTGA
- a CDS encoding class I SAM-dependent methyltransferase has protein sequence MTRLDSAIRRLTAQRDLLDWAVQGLAPTGLVLEIGLGNGRTYDHLRARLPGREIHVFERSPAAHPDCYPPEGYLVVGDLFDTLPSFIERHGRGSAALIHIDIGTGDEAANLSLARRLAPLLEELLQPGGILLGDRAFPMPSCRDVSAETGVPEGRYFVYRREA, from the coding sequence ATGACCCGCCTCGACAGCGCCATCCGGCGCCTGACCGCCCAGCGCGACCTGCTCGACTGGGCCGTGCAGGGCCTCGCCCCCACGGGCCTCGTGCTCGAGATCGGCCTGGGCAACGGACGCACCTACGATCACCTGCGCGCCCGGCTGCCGGGGCGGGAGATCCATGTGTTCGAGCGCTCGCCCGCCGCCCACCCGGACTGCTATCCGCCGGAGGGCTACCTGGTGGTGGGCGACCTCTTCGACACCCTGCCGTCCTTCATCGAGCGGCATGGCCGGGGCTCGGCGGCGCTCATCCACATCGATATCGGGACCGGCGACGAGGCCGCGAATCTCAGCCTCGCCCGGCGCCTGGCGCCGCTCCTCGAGGAGCTGCTGCAGCCCGGCGGGATCCTGCTCGGCGACCGGGCCTTCCCGATGCCGTCCTGCCGCGACGTCTCGGCCGAGACCGGCGTGCCGGAAGGGCGCTATTTCGTGTATCGCCGGGAGGCGTGA
- the hisI gene encoding phosphoribosyl-AMP cyclohydrolase yields MSTSPAGLFPVPGSKAELEEGTVLSPRFGPEGLITCVTTDAATGEILMVAHMNAAALAKTIETGEAWYWSRSRGELWHKGATSGQIQTVKEMRVDCDQDALLLKVQVAGDGGCCHTGRRSCFYRRIETSGDEPRLVID; encoded by the coding sequence ATGAGCACGTCGCCGGCTGGCCTCTTTCCCGTTCCCGGCTCCAAGGCGGAGCTCGAGGAGGGAACCGTCCTGTCGCCCCGCTTCGGGCCCGAGGGGCTGATCACCTGCGTCACGACGGATGCGGCCACCGGCGAGATCCTGATGGTCGCCCACATGAACGCCGCAGCTCTCGCCAAGACGATCGAGACCGGCGAGGCCTGGTACTGGTCCCGCTCGCGGGGCGAGCTCTGGCACAAGGGGGCGACGAGCGGTCAGATCCAGACCGTCAAGGAGATGCGGGTCGACTGCGATCAGGACGCCCTGCTCCTGAAGGTGCAGGTGGCGGGCGACGGCGGCTGCTGCCATACGGGACGCCGCTCCTGCTTCTACCGGAGGATCGAGACCTCCGGCGACGAGCCCCGCCTCGTGATCGATTGA
- a CDS encoding patatin-like phospholipase family protein → MLWDGIARRSAGSGGGGGAVETKPPAERDPRAKAKIGLALGGGAARGWSHIGVLRVLNEAGIVPDVIAGSSIGAVVGGCYAAGKLDELEAFALSLTKRRVMGLLDFHFSGAGLIAGGRLQRLLDQDLMDRRVETLPVKFCTIATELVSGHEIWLTRGPLVQAMRASYALPGVFDPVMIGGRWLMDGALVNPIPITAARALGADIVICVNLNGEVRVRGTVIQSYDAGTSDEQEIEEAIDEAPRRWGIFPGHRGDKPRKPNAPGLATVMVDAFNITQDRIARSRLAGDPPDIMVAPKLAKMGLFEFHRARECVALGRQATERALPDILELLQETQAT, encoded by the coding sequence ATGTTGTGGGACGGGATTGCCCGGCGCAGCGCCGGTTCAGGGGGTGGCGGAGGAGCGGTCGAGACCAAGCCTCCGGCCGAACGCGATCCCCGAGCGAAGGCGAAGATCGGGCTGGCGCTGGGCGGAGGCGCCGCGCGGGGCTGGTCCCACATCGGCGTCCTGAGGGTCCTCAACGAGGCCGGCATCGTGCCGGACGTGATCGCCGGCTCCTCGATCGGCGCCGTGGTCGGCGGCTGCTACGCGGCCGGCAAGCTCGACGAGCTCGAGGCCTTCGCCCTGTCGCTGACCAAGCGGCGGGTCATGGGTCTTCTCGACTTCCATTTCAGCGGCGCGGGCCTGATCGCCGGCGGGCGCCTGCAGCGACTTCTCGACCAGGATCTGATGGACCGCCGGGTCGAGACCCTGCCGGTCAAGTTCTGCACCATCGCGACCGAACTCGTGAGCGGCCATGAGATCTGGCTGACGCGCGGCCCCCTCGTCCAGGCCATGAGGGCCTCCTATGCCCTGCCGGGCGTGTTCGACCCCGTGATGATCGGCGGGCGCTGGCTCATGGACGGAGCCCTCGTGAACCCCATCCCCATCACGGCCGCTCGGGCGCTCGGCGCCGACATCGTCATCTGCGTGAACCTCAACGGCGAGGTGCGCGTGCGCGGCACCGTGATCCAGTCCTACGATGCGGGGACGAGCGACGAGCAGGAGATCGAGGAAGCGATCGATGAGGCGCCCCGGCGCTGGGGCATCTTCCCGGGACATCGCGGGGACAAGCCGCGCAAGCCGAACGCGCCGGGCCTCGCTACCGTGATGGTGGACGCCTTCAACATCACCCAGGACCGCATCGCCCGCTCGCGGCTTGCGGGAGATCCGCCCGACATCATGGTGGCGCCCAAGCTCGCCAAGATGGGTCTGTTCGAATTCCACCGGGCCCGGGAATGCGTCGCGCTGGGCCGGCAGGCCACCGAGCGTGCCCTGCCGGATATTCTGGAATTGCTGCAGGAGACGCAGGCAACCTGA
- a CDS encoding MFS transporter, producing the protein MTRQDLLPARLAASALFFGNGFGIGTWAAQLPRFKESLGLSDGQLSLGLLAFSLGAVALMPIIGWAVAVVGSRTMTVAAAFSFAAALMLPGLAPSLSLFVAAALVAGACNGTMDIAMNTNATVVEKAWGSAIMSSFHAFFSLGGLAGAGASGLLIALDVGIVPTLVISCLGMGLLFLPAAFWALGEKERPSEGHGFAWPRGSVILLAVLAMFCFIVEGAMVDWSAIYLQTVAGASLEAAVTGFAAFSLAMTVCRFMGDFVVRHLGRIRTLQLGGLLSAFGLALAMLLPQPLPASIGFALVGIGLANAVPVLFSAAGQMKDLPPSMGVAMVATLGYGGLLLGPPLIGFGGEIFSLRAMLGLLIGFAFIIIILSQRALQRSTVQFS; encoded by the coding sequence ATGACACGACAAGACCTTCTCCCCGCGCGGCTGGCAGCCAGCGCCCTCTTCTTCGGCAACGGGTTCGGCATCGGCACCTGGGCGGCCCAGCTTCCCCGGTTCAAGGAATCCCTCGGCCTGTCCGATGGCCAGCTCAGTCTCGGGCTGCTGGCCTTCTCCCTCGGCGCGGTGGCGCTCATGCCGATCATCGGCTGGGCCGTGGCGGTGGTCGGCAGCCGCACCATGACGGTCGCGGCGGCATTCTCGTTCGCAGCCGCCCTGATGCTCCCGGGCCTTGCCCCGTCCTTGAGCCTGTTCGTGGCCGCCGCCCTCGTGGCCGGGGCCTGCAACGGCACCATGGACATCGCCATGAACACCAATGCCACCGTGGTCGAGAAGGCCTGGGGCTCGGCGATCATGTCGTCCTTCCACGCCTTCTTCAGCCTTGGAGGTCTGGCCGGGGCCGGAGCCTCGGGCCTCCTCATCGCGCTCGATGTCGGGATCGTCCCGACCCTGGTCATCTCCTGCCTCGGGATGGGTCTCCTGTTCCTTCCGGCGGCGTTCTGGGCCCTTGGGGAGAAGGAGCGGCCCAGCGAAGGCCACGGCTTCGCCTGGCCCCGGGGGAGCGTCATCCTCCTGGCCGTGCTCGCCATGTTCTGCTTCATCGTCGAGGGCGCCATGGTCGACTGGTCGGCCATCTATCTCCAGACCGTCGCGGGCGCGAGCCTCGAGGCGGCTGTCACGGGCTTTGCCGCGTTCTCCCTCGCCATGACGGTCTGCCGCTTCATGGGCGACTTCGTCGTCCGGCACCTCGGCCGCATCCGGACCCTGCAGCTCGGCGGCCTGCTCTCGGCCTTCGGCCTGGCCCTTGCCATGCTCCTGCCTCAGCCCCTGCCAGCCTCGATCGGCTTCGCCCTGGTCGGGATCGGCCTCGCCAACGCGGTGCCGGTGCTGTTCAGCGCCGCGGGACAGATGAAGGATCTTCCGCCCAGCATGGGCGTCGCCATGGTGGCGACTCTGGGGTATGGCGGCCTGCTGCTCGGCCCTCCGCTGATCGGATTCGGAGGCGAAATCTTCAGCCTGCGCGCCATGCTGGGCCTGCTGATCGGCTTCGCCTTCATCATCATCATTTTGTCGCAGCGCGCTTTGCAGCGCTCCACTGTTCAGTTTTCATGA
- a CDS encoding gamma carbonic anhydrase family protein produces the protein MPTYSLNDISPILPEPGGFWIAPDAHVIGKVRLARDVGVWFGAVLRGDNELIDIGQATNIQEGALLHTDMGAPLTVGPGCTIGHKAILHGCTIGENSLIGMGATILNHARIGANCLVGAHALVTEGKEFPDNSLIVGAPAKAIRVLDADAIERLRWSARNYVDNWKRFEKGMRRID, from the coding sequence ATGCCGACCTACAGCCTCAACGACATCTCGCCCATCCTGCCCGAGCCCGGCGGGTTCTGGATCGCTCCCGACGCCCATGTGATCGGCAAGGTGCGGCTGGCGCGGGACGTGGGTGTCTGGTTCGGCGCCGTGCTGCGCGGCGACAACGAGCTCATCGATATCGGCCAGGCGACCAACATCCAGGAGGGGGCCCTGCTCCACACCGACATGGGCGCGCCGCTGACCGTCGGGCCAGGCTGCACCATCGGGCACAAGGCGATCCTGCACGGCTGCACAATCGGCGAGAACTCCCTGATCGGCATGGGCGCGACGATTCTCAACCATGCCCGCATCGGGGCGAATTGCCTGGTGGGCGCCCATGCTCTTGTGACGGAAGGCAAGGAATTCCCCGACAATTCCCTGATCGTCGGCGCGCCGGCCAAAGCGATCCGCGTGCTCGACGCGGACGCGATCGAGCGGCTGCGCTGGTCCGCCCGGAACTACGTGGACAATTGGAAGCGGTTTGAAAAGGGAATGCGCCGGATCGATTGA
- a CDS encoding DUF3126 family protein has translation MAKVERYLRQSFANHSIRVVGRPKKTDSAEVYIGEEFVGVLFVDDEDGDRSFNFTMAILDTDLED, from the coding sequence ATGGCTAAGGTCGAGCGCTACCTGCGCCAGAGCTTTGCGAACCACTCGATCCGCGTGGTCGGTCGCCCGAAGAAGACCGATTCGGCGGAAGTTTACATCGGTGAGGAATTCGTCGGCGTGCTCTTCGTCGACGACGAGGACGGGGATCGCTCCTTCAACTTCACCATGGCCATCCTCGACACGGACCTCGAGGACTGA
- the cysE gene encoding serine O-acetyltransferase — MTQTRLKPGAPDAIAGTVDPIWNRLRAEAEAVVQAEPAIAGLMLSAILHQPSLEAAVIHRVASRLGHAAVPADIIEQIFLEAVEHDSAIGAAMRADISAVIDRDPVATRALEPVLYFKGFHAIQTHRLAHWLWSRGRQDLALYLQSRSSDTFQTDIHPAARIGRGIFLDHATGLVVGATAVIEDNVSMLQDVTLGGTGKERGDRHPKIRQGVLIGAGAKILGNIEVGSCARIAAGSVVLKPVPQNATVAGVPAKVVGAAGCEEPSRSMNHCFSEADGI; from the coding sequence ATGACCCAAACGCGCCTGAAGCCCGGAGCCCCGGACGCCATCGCCGGAACGGTCGATCCGATCTGGAATCGTCTGCGCGCCGAGGCCGAGGCCGTCGTTCAGGCGGAGCCGGCCATCGCCGGGCTCATGCTCAGCGCGATCCTGCATCAGCCGAGCCTGGAGGCCGCGGTCATTCACCGGGTGGCTTCGCGCCTCGGCCATGCGGCCGTTCCCGCCGACATCATCGAGCAGATCTTCCTCGAGGCGGTGGAGCATGATTCCGCCATCGGGGCGGCCATGCGGGCCGACATCAGCGCGGTGATCGACCGCGACCCGGTGGCCACCCGGGCGCTCGAACCCGTGCTCTATTTCAAGGGCTTCCACGCCATCCAGACCCACCGGCTGGCCCATTGGCTGTGGTCCCGCGGACGGCAGGATCTCGCCCTCTATCTCCAGAGCCGCTCGTCCGACACGTTCCAGACCGACATCCATCCGGCCGCCCGGATCGGCCGGGGCATCTTCCTCGACCATGCCACCGGCCTGGTGGTGGGCGCCACCGCGGTCATCGAGGACAACGTCTCGATGCTCCAGGACGTGACCCTCGGCGGCACCGGCAAGGAGCGCGGGGACCGGCATCCCAAGATCCGCCAGGGCGTGCTCATCGGCGCCGGGGCCAAGATCCTCGGCAACATCGAGGTCGGCTCCTGCGCCCGGATCGCGGCTGGATCGGTGGTTCTCAAGCCCGTGCCGCAGAATGCCACGGTGGCCGGCGTTCCGGCCAAGGTCGTGGGCGCGGCCGGATGCGAGGAGCCGTCCCGGTCCATGAATCACTGCTTCTCCGAGGCGGACGGAATCTGA